The Paenibacillus mucilaginosus 3016 genome includes the window TCTTCATGGATCCTTCGTTCCGTTTGGATACTCATTATTATACACATAACTGAATAAATATGCAACAAAGTCCGTCGATTTACACTCGTAACCTTTGAGCAGGTCAATGATTCATCCCGCAGCCTGTTCATCCCGGTAACCACCCGCCGCTTACTCTCCTATTCTTATTCGGCTCTGCTTGCCTATGTTCCCCCAAAAGATAGAGGCCTGCCCCTGTTCGGGCAGGCCCATCTTCTTATGGGGCCGGCAGCGAACGCGCCCCTTCTTCGGGGAACCGCCCCCCGTCTTACACAAAAATATCCATGCTCAGGTAGCGCTCTCCCGTATCCGGCGCAATGCACAGCACGCGCTTGCCCGGACCGAGCTTCCGCGCCACCTGCATGCCCGTCCACACGGTGGCACCGGCCGAAGGCCCCACGAGGATGCCCTCCTGCCGCGCCAGCTCCCGCGTCGTCTGCAGCGCATCTTCATCCGATACCTGAACGATCTCGTCGTACACCTCCGTGTTCAGGATCGGCGGAACGAAGCCGGGGCTTGTGCCGACCAGCTTGTGGGGGCCCGGCTGTCCGCCCGAGAGGACGGGCGAGCCCTTCGGCTCCACCACGGAGATCAGGATGCCCGGCAGCTTCTCCCGAAGCACTTCGCCGGTTCCCGTGATCGTGCCGCCCGTCCCCGAGGAGGCGACGAAGGCATCGAGCCGCCCTTCCATCTGCTCGATAATCTCCAGCGCGGTCGTCTCCCGGTGGATATCCGGATTCGCCGGATTCTCGAACTGCTGCGGGATGAAGGCGTTCGGGATCTGTGCCTGCAGCTCCTTCGCGCGTCGGATTGCCCCCGGCATCCGCTCCGCCGCCGGCGTCAGCACGACTTCCGCGCCGTAGGCCTTGAGCAGGTTGATCCTCTCCTTCGTCATGTTATCCGGCATGACGAGAATTGCCTTGTACCCCTTGGCCGCCGCGTTCATGGCGAGGCCGATGCCCGTGTTCCCGCTCGTCGGCTCGATGATCGTCGCCCCGGGCAGCAGCCGGCCGTCCTTCTCCGCCTGGGCGATCAGATTATAGGCCGCCCGGTCCTTGACGCTGCCGCTCGGATTGAAATACTCCAGCTTCACGTACAGCTCGGCGGCATCGCCGCCAAGCAGCCGCGAGATCCGCACCGCCGGCGTATCCCCGATCAGCTCCGTAATGCTGTTCACCATTCTCCTGCTCTTGGTCCCCATGGCCATCACGCCTCCTCTATATCCAGCCCGCCTGCCGGGCCTGCCTTTTCTCTGGCTGCTGCTTTCCCCCTCATTGTAGTATTCCGCCCGGGATTGTCAAGCTGATCTCTTCCGGAGGTACAGCCCAAAAACGGACCGCCTCCCCTTGGGGGTGACGATCCGTCTCCGATCAACGCAAGGCTTACGCCGTCTTCCTCACTTGACCCGCCTTGCTTGCCTTGCTCATCCAATACCAGGCCAGCAGCGGCGAGCTGCCGAGGGCCAGCAGCAGCCAATTGAGGGCGGCCGGCGACTGGGTCAGGCTCACGACAACGATGAAGACAGTGGTCCCGAGCAGACGGCCGCCGTTCAGGGCGAGCTCGCGCAGCACGATATACTCTTCCCTCCGCTTCGCGCTCTCCTCGTCGCTGCCGATCCGGTCGAACACGATGGACGTCATCGGAATCCCGTAGAGCGGGTAGAAGATCGCCGCGCCGATCCCGAAGATGAGCAGCGTGGTGAAGTTCACGCGCCAGAAGAAGGGCAGGATGATCAGCACGAGCATCGCCGCGCCGATCAGCATGGCCTTGCGGCGGGAACCCGGCTTCAGCAGCCGGCCCGCCACAAGGAAGCTCAGCAGGGCGACGGCGGAGGTTACCAGCGAGAAGTTGCCGAGGCTCATCTCGCTGCCCGTATGGACAAAGACGAGCAGGGCGATCATGAAGCCGAAGACGCCTTCGCGCGCGCCTTGCGCCATCAACGCGAGCCCGATCGTCCTCCAGGCCGCGTCCTTCCGCAGACAGCGCCAGGTCAGGAACCATTCGTACGTCCCCGAGGACTTGCGCTTCTTGAGGAAGAACGACACGATGACGCCCACCAGGAACACCGCCAGCGACAGGGTAAAGATCAGCCGGTACCCCTGCGCGGCCTGAAGGCGGACGATGAGGAAGCCCGAGATCCAGGGGGCCACCATGCCGATGAAGGAGCCGACCAGTCCCGCCCAGCCGTTGAATTTGTCCCGGGTATCGGGCCCCGTCACCTCGAAATAGACGACATTGAAGGCGATCCAGAAGAGGCCCGACGACATGCCGATCACCATGCCCAGCGGCACGAACCAGTCGGCGGCCCGGTCTCCGAACCAGAGGACGAGGGTATAGAACAGCGCAGCGACCGCTACGCCGGCCCTCAGGCAGTTCATTTTGTTATGCTCCTTGACCCACTTGCCGGCGATCCAGAACGTGAGGGCCATCGTCAGATGAGTCACGAGGGTGAACCAGCCGATGAGCGAGAAGTCACCCTTGGATTTCCACAAGTAAACGTTGACGAACGTCCCCGACAGGGCATTGGCGGCGGCGAACAGCCCGTTCACCGTCAGAAGGAGCTTCGCCTGCGCTTCGAGCGGCGCGCTTCGGCCCTTGCGTTTCGGAGCGCCTCCCCCTGCGGGGTCTCCCTTCTCCGTGCGGGGAACCCCCTGCCACGCCGGGTATTTCATCACAGCGGGTGCGGAGGGGCTTTTTACCCATTCATGGGGAAAATGTCTCGAACCGGAATGCATGCTCTCACCTATGAAATGGAATGTGGTGCCTGTGTCTAGTTAAGCTTCCCTATCCGGCAAATTCCATGAGTCCTTCCCCCAAATTGAACACAAAAAAGAAACCGGAGGCGCAGCCGCGCTCCGGTTTCTTCTCATCTATGCTTTCGCGCTGCCCTTCAGCTGTTCGATCATGGCCAGCCGGTCCGCTTCGGACAGATGCTGCTCGAGCTTGAAGCACGAAGGACACGTATACAGGTCCAGCGTGAACGACGCAGCCACCAGCGGCTTCGCCAGCACTTCGTGAATGAACGGCTGGAATCCCGCCGGTGCGGGCTGCGTGCCGACCTTCAGCATGAAGCTTCGGCACGAGGAGCATTCGGGGGCGATCTCCTGCGTATCGAGCACACTCTGTACGCCTTCCTCATAATCATCCATAGCTTCCGCATCTTCGTCCAAGAGTCCGAAATCTTCATCTTCTTCATCATCGAACATGATATGCTGGCCGGTTCCTTTGACCTTGAGGTTAATGCTCCGGTACTCCCCAAGCTCATTGAAGCAGTGCGGACAGGATTCCTCCGGTCCGATCTCCGGATCCCATACGATCTCCGTCTGGCACCACGGGCAGATCACGTCATTACTTTGCGACAATCGTCATTCCTCCTTGGACGGCTCCCACAGCCGCGGACGCATCATGCCTGAATTCAGGCATGATTAATAAAATAGTATACGCCTACGCCGAAAAAAACAAGCGCAAGCGCTAACAATGTACCCCATAAATACTTCACCTGCCAAACTACCCTCCCTTGCCCGCTCCGCAGGCCGATCCATTAGGTGACGCAGGCTCCGATGACATAAGACAGCGATATGGATATCATCATCGAGATCAGGCCCACGGCCCGGTTGTCATTCTTGATCTGCTCGTCAATCTTGAAGTAAGGCGTCAGGAATTCGAAGATAAAATAAGCCGCGAGCAGCAGCACGAAGCCGTAGCCGGCCCACACGAGCGAAGCCAGAATCGAATCGTTGTTCAGGATCGCAAACCGGAACAGGTTGCAGATCCCGAAGATTTTGCCTCCGGTCGCCATGGCCACGGCCACATTGCCGTTCTTGATTTCCTCCCAATCCTTATACTTCGTGACCAGCTCGAATACCGCCAGGAACACGATCAGCGCCAAGACGGCCACCGAGAAATAAGCAAGCGTCTCCACGTAAGGATTGCCCATCATCCAATCCATTTGTTCGTTCATGGACCGTATTCACCCGCCCTTTCGCCCTACGATTGATCTTCCTGCCTTAACAGCCGAAGAGACTGAAGGAATAGACTCCTCCAGTCTCCGGTCTCCCCTGCCGTGATTTACGGCTGGTTCTTGGAAGCGATCTTCGCCTTCAGGGCCGCCAGTTCGTCCTCCACACCGTCATCCTTGCCGAGGGCGCTGAGCTCGTCATCGAGCGTGCGGTCCTTCGAACGAAGCTCATTGCTCGCTTCCGCCTCGGCTTCGAGCTGCAGCACCTTCTCGCTCATGCGGTCGAAGCCCTTCGCCGCGTTGTCCGTGCCGAAGCCCGACATCGCCTGGTTGATGTGCTTCTGTGCTCTGGCGGCTTCCGCCCGGGCAACGAGCAGGTCCTTCTTGTTCTTCATCTTGCCGAACTCGTCTTTCATCTCGGCAAGCTGGGCCCGCAGCCGGTCGGCGTTGCCCTTGGCCGTTTCGTACTGCTTCT containing:
- the cysK gene encoding cysteine synthase A, which produces MGTKSRRMVNSITELIGDTPAVRISRLLGGDAAELYVKLEYFNPSGSVKDRAAYNLIAQAEKDGRLLPGATIIEPTSGNTGIGLAMNAAAKGYKAILVMPDNMTKERINLLKAYGAEVVLTPAAERMPGAIRRAKELQAQIPNAFIPQQFENPANPDIHRETTALEIIEQMEGRLDAFVASSGTGGTITGTGEVLREKLPGILISVVEPKGSPVLSGGQPGPHKLVGTSPGFVPPILNTEVYDEIVQVSDEDALQTTRELARQEGILVGPSAGATVWTGMQVARKLGPGKRVLCIAPDTGERYLSMDIFV
- a CDS encoding MFS transporter, which codes for MKYPAWQGVPRTEKGDPAGGGAPKRKGRSAPLEAQAKLLLTVNGLFAAANALSGTFVNVYLWKSKGDFSLIGWFTLVTHLTMALTFWIAGKWVKEHNKMNCLRAGVAVAALFYTLVLWFGDRAADWFVPLGMVIGMSSGLFWIAFNVVYFEVTGPDTRDKFNGWAGLVGSFIGMVAPWISGFLIVRLQAAQGYRLIFTLSLAVFLVGVIVSFFLKKRKSSGTYEWFLTWRCLRKDAAWRTIGLALMAQGAREGVFGFMIALLVFVHTGSEMSLGNFSLVTSAVALLSFLVAGRLLKPGSRRKAMLIGAAMLVLIILPFFWRVNFTTLLIFGIGAAIFYPLYGIPMTSIVFDRIGSDEESAKRREEYIVLRELALNGGRLLGTTVFIVVVSLTQSPAALNWLLLALGSSPLLAWYWMSKASKAGQVRKTA
- a CDS encoding DUF350 domain-containing protein; amino-acid sequence: MNEQMDWMMGNPYVETLAYFSVAVLALIVFLAVFELVTKYKDWEEIKNGNVAVAMATGGKIFGICNLFRFAILNNDSILASLVWAGYGFVLLLAAYFIFEFLTPYFKIDEQIKNDNRAVGLISMMISISLSYVIGACVT
- a CDS encoding PspA/IM30 family protein; this translates as MGIFKRFRDLTMAAINDMLDKAEDPVKMLNQFLRDMEADIQEAEIAVAKQIAIEKKFKAQYEEAEEMVQKREQQAVKALEAGNEDLARRALQDKKEHQTRFDEMKKQYETAKGNADRLRAQLAEMKDEFGKMKNKKDLLVARAEAARAQKHINQAMSGFGTDNAAKGFDRMSEKVLQLEAEAEASNELRSKDRTLDDELSALGKDDGVEDELAALKAKIASKNQP